In one Babylonia areolata isolate BAREFJ2019XMU chromosome 12, ASM4173473v1, whole genome shotgun sequence genomic region, the following are encoded:
- the LOC143288050 gene encoding sesquipedalian-1-like has product MKIINAKGLVRFAASGGHPEKEGYLLKRGDLNKGFQRRWFVLKGNLLFYYEKRGDREPVGVIVLEGCTIEVADCEDVDNYAFQITFPGSATRTYILSADSQDELEIWMRSLSCAPYDYVKLLVAELQSQLQEPTGNAEIIQAAETESKILGRTYNELRRPQSSKQSRVNPFNDMNDCSADDFDAFRDRTSSASLSTNITTWQMLHISSFKDMHAEIGRQVKEFSSPVSNVSESEKSVASS; this is encoded by the coding sequence ATGAAGATCATAAATGCCAAAGGTTTGGTGCGTTTTGCGGCTTCGGGAGGACATCCGGAAAAAGAAGGCTATTTGCTGAAGAGGGGCGATCTCAACAAGGGCTTCCAGAGACGGTGGTTTGTGCTGAAAGGGAACTTGCTGTTTTATTACGAAAAAAGGGGTGACAGGGAACCAGTTGGTGTGATTGTTCTTGAAGGCTGCACCATAGAAGTTGCAGACTGTGAAGACGTTGATAACTATGCCTTCCAGATCACTTTCCCAGGTTCAGCAACACGCACGTATATTTTGAGTGCAGATTCGCAGGATGAGTTGGAGATTTGGATGAGGTCGTTGTCTTGTGCTCCATATGACTATGTCAAACTGTTGGTTGCAGAACTACAGAGTCAGCTACAGGAGCCAACTGGAAATGCCGAAATTATTCAAGCAGCAGAAACCGAGAGTAAGATTCTTGGTCGCACGTATAATGAACTACGAAGACCTCAGTCATCTAAACAGAGCAGAGTGAACCCTTTCAATGACATGAATGACTGTTCTGCGGATGATTTTGATGCGTTTAGGGACAGAACATCATCTGCATCTTTATCTACAAATATAACCACCTGGCAGATGCTGCACATATCAAGCTTCAAAGACATGCATGCAGAAATTGGGCGCCAAGTAAAAGAATTCAGCTCTCCTGTCAGTAATGTCAGTGAGTCAGAGAAGTCTGTGGCAAGTTCTTGA
- the LOC143288278 gene encoding serine/threonine-protein phosphatase PGAM5, mitochondrial-like: MVISVPLGHCTDLYKKQRVGIITTSTVVVGLVLYEKLKDPKVAHAEAGQGDVFSSADKWHTLSSPKSGIKWDENWDKRDPKSLVRPPKDTEESQQQYKEEVKKQTTKATRHLILIRHGQYVDTATTDMERILTDLGRKQAEITGQRLCDLDLDYTRMVSSTMARAVETADIIHKFLPGLTLDRDDVLREGAPIKPEPQHYSWRPESYQFFQDSARIESAFRKYFHRADPEQLGDSVEIIVCHANVIRYFVCRALQFPPEAWLRISLAHTSLTHMMIRPSGRVILKSLGNSGHLPPTKVTYS; encoded by the exons ATGGTGATCTCTGTACCCCTAG GACATTGCACCGATTTGTACAAAAAGCAACGCGTCGGGATTATAACCACGTCTACGGTAGTTGTGGGGCTGGTGCTGTATGAGAAACTCAAAGACCCCAAAGTTGCGCACGCGGAGGCAGGGCAAGGGGATGTGTTTTCCTCCGCAGACAAATGGCACACTCTCAGCAGCCCAAAGAGTGGCATCAAGTGGGACGAGAACTGGGATAA GCGAGATCCCAAGTCACTGGTGAGGCCGCCCAAGGACACAGAGGAGAGCCAGCAGCAGTACAAGGAAGAGGTCAAGAAGCAAACCACCAAGGCCACACGGCACCTGATCCTGATCCGTCATGGGCAGTACGTGGACACGGCCACCACTGACATGGAGCGCATTCTGACCGACTTGG gcaggAAGCAGGCAGAAATAACGGGGCAGCGGCTGTGCGACCTTGACCTGGACTACACACGGATGGTGTCGTCCACCATGGCGCGGGCTGTGGAGACAGCGGATATCATTCACAAGTTCCTCCCGGGGCTGACCCTTGACCGAGACGACGTCCTGCGGGAAGGCGCTCCCATCAAACCGGAACCCCAGCACTATTCCTGGCGCCCTGAGAGTTAC CAGTTCTTTCAAGACAGCGCTCGCATTGAATCGGCCTTCCGCAAGTACTTTCATCGCGCTGACCCGGAGCAGCTGGGGGACAGTGTGGAAATCATTGTCTGCCACGCCAACGTTATACGATACTTTGTTTGTAG AGCATTGCAGTTCCCGCCAGAAGCGTGGCTGCGAATTTCGCTGGCCCACACCAGTCTCACCCACATGATGATCCGCCCCTCGGGTCGTGTCATCCTGAAGTCGCTGGGCAACTCGGGGCACCTGCCCCCCACCAAGGTCACTTACTCCTGA